The Bradyrhizobium guangxiense genomic sequence GCATCACCGAGAAGTAGCTGTTGATCAGCTCGATGCCCTCGGGCGTCAGGCCGAAATCGATCATCCGGCGCACTGCGACCGGCACCAGCAGCGTGGTCAGTGCCGCGATCGTGAGTGCGACGAAGGCCAGCGCCGCCCTGCCGCGATAGCGGCTGACATAGGGCGCCAGCGCGAGCAGCGGCCGCAGCTTGGCGCGGCCCTTGGCCGGCCCTTCGATCAGCTCGGCTTCGATCGAGGGGGTGTCCGCGGCGTTCATTCCGGGCTGATCGACATATTGGTCATCAAGCCGTTCCACTGCGCTCATGAGATCCGACCCATTGCATTCGTTTGCTCCCAATAGGCCGGTGCAAGAGTAGTGGCAAATCCGGGATGTCCCTTAGGGGCAAACCCGGTTCAGCCCGGCAGCATGGCTTGTTTTGCCTGATATCGTGAGGTATAGAGCCGCCCAAATCCGTCATTCGCTAGCCACCAAAAAGGCGCCGGGCGCCGAGGAATTTGCCATGAAAGCCGAAATTCATCCGGATTATCATACGATTAAGGTCGTGATGACCGACGGAACGGAGTACCTGACCCGCTCGACCTGGGGCAAGGAAGGCGACACGCTGAACCTCGACATCGACCCGAAGTCGCACCCGGCCTGGACCGGCGGCTCCGCCCAGATCATGGATCGCGGCGGCCGCGTCTCGCGCTTCCAGAAGAAGTTTTCGGGCTTTCTCAAAAAGGATTGATCCGGCCCGCAAGGCTGGACACGAAAACGCCCCCGCAGAGCCGGGGGCGTTTTTGTTTTCCATCGTCATTCCGGGGCGGCTCGCAGAGCCGAACCCGGAATCTCGAGATTCTCTGGTGCGCAAGTGCGCACCAGAGTTCGCTGTCCGCGCGCCCCGGAATGACAGCGTAAGACTTACCGCTCGAACGCGGCCTTCAGCGCGTTGAGGTGGGGCACCAGCGGATTGCCGATCGCGACGTGCTCGGCCGGCGGGGGGTGGATGGTGGTATCGAGGCGGCGGACGCGGGTCTGCAGACTCATCGAGCGATGGATCAGGTCCTGCAGCTGCGAGGGCAGCTTCTCAATGGTGTCGGCCGGGCCGGGATCGGCGGCGCTGAGCTTGACCTTGGTCTTCTCGCGATTGGCCTGGCTCAGCGTCATCTCGCCTTCCTTCACCGCGCGGTGCAGCAGCAGCCACGAGGCGAGCTGCATCAGGCGGGTGGTGAGACGCATGCTCTCGGTCGCGTAGGTGAGGCTGGCGGCACGGTCGAGCGCCTTGGCCTCGACGCGGCCGGCGCCATCGAGATAGGCGGCGGTCTCTTCGACCAGGTCCATGCCCTCGCGGAACAGCGCGCCGAACGCCGCAGAATTGGTGAAACGCTCGCTGAGTTGAACGAGAGCGCCGTCGGCCTGCAAACGTTCCATGGTTAACGCCCCTTACGCAACTGTCTGACTGTCCGGCTTTGGCGCCGGCTTATGATGAACAAATCATTGCGCGGGCGAGACCCGGAGTCCAGTGACAAGCGCGGATATGGTTTCCGCGGGTCATTCCCAGGAATTCAACCGCAACGAGATGCAAAAACGCAAAAAAGAGCCGCCGGAGACCGGCGGCTTTGAAAGTTGATAACAGGGAGGCGTCAAACAGAGTGGACAGGAGCCACTCGGTGTCCAAACGAGGACAGTTCAGTCATAAACCCGAAAGCTTAATCGACCGTAAACGAGCCAATTTCTTGAGGGTTCGTTAGCCATGTCGGCCAGTGGCCGAGGGGGATACGGAACAAAACTCTCCGCCGTCATTCGGGGGCGCGACGAAGTCGCGAGCCCGGAATCCATAATCCTAGGAAGACGGGGTGGCCGTCTGCCAGTTTCAACGGCCTGTGGTTATGGATTCCAGGCTCGGCGCTCCGCGCCGCCCCGGAATGACAACACGAAATAATTTGGCGAGGCGTGGATCCCGGATCGACGCGCTTATGGCGCGCTTGTCCGGGACGACGGCTGTTGGTGTGGCGGCGACTACGACTTGAAAAAGCTGTTCGCCGCATCGCGCGAGGCGCGCTTCCTGGTGGCGGCTTCCTCCAGCCTTGCGATCTCGGTCTTGAGCAGCGTCACGCGCTCGGTCAGCTCCTCGACCGACAAGAGTGAGAGATCCTGTCCGATCTCATGCGTGATCTTCTTGCGCGGGCGGTCGTCGTCTTCCATCGCCATCCTCGTTTCTCCCAAAGTCCGCGGACCGGACC encodes the following:
- the rpmE gene encoding 50S ribosomal protein L31, whose product is MKAEIHPDYHTIKVVMTDGTEYLTRSTWGKEGDTLNLDIDPKSHPAWTGGSAQIMDRGGRVSRFQKKFSGFLKKD
- a CDS encoding DUF1465 family protein, translating into MERLQADGALVQLSERFTNSAAFGALFREGMDLVEETAAYLDGAGRVEAKALDRAASLTYATESMRLTTRLMQLASWLLLHRAVKEGEMTLSQANREKTKVKLSAADPGPADTIEKLPSQLQDLIHRSMSLQTRVRRLDTTIHPPPAEHVAIGNPLVPHLNALKAAFER
- a CDS encoding DUF1192 domain-containing protein, whose product is MAMEDDDRPRKKITHEIGQDLSLLSVEELTERVTLLKTEIARLEEAATRKRASRDAANSFFKS